The following coding sequences lie in one Candidatus Planktophila sulfonica genomic window:
- a CDS encoding GH1 family beta-glucosidase, protein MATFPKDFIWGAATSSYQIEGAAYEDGRGLSIWDTFCKTPGKVANGDTGDVANDHYHRYLEDIALMKELGLKSYRFSFAWPRMFPNGDGVREERGFAFYDRLIDALLEAGIEPLATLYHWDLPQTLQDKGGWTNREIVKAFADYSTAVVEHFGDRVKKWTPINEPWVVSWLGYGIGIHAPGVKDRKSAFAAAHHTVLAHVASTNAMRAVRSDILTGPVLNQTNFRADDMNDPVQRHAYEVSDAHLNTFWMDAFMKGKYPQILLDEFGDELGEVIKPGDLESATVKNDFIGINYYFDNFIHASKGEPMQWHSIAGLFELDIDEAAPGDLTDMGWPQTPEGIRDLLMRWHKEYGSALPDLYITENGAAFDEGISEDGKCHDQRRVNYLQAHLAALAEAIAEGAPLKGYYEWSLMDNFEWALGYEKRFGIVHVDFDTQKRTIKDSGYWYKDVIANNGADV, encoded by the coding sequence ATGGCCACTTTTCCAAAGGACTTTATCTGGGGCGCTGCGACCTCCAGCTATCAAATCGAGGGCGCAGCTTATGAAGATGGCCGCGGGCTTTCGATCTGGGACACATTCTGTAAGACGCCGGGCAAGGTAGCCAACGGCGATACAGGCGATGTCGCCAATGATCACTATCACCGCTATCTCGAAGATATCGCGCTGATGAAGGAACTTGGTCTTAAGTCATACCGATTCTCATTCGCATGGCCTCGTATGTTTCCAAACGGCGATGGCGTCCGCGAAGAACGTGGTTTCGCTTTCTACGATCGTTTAATCGATGCGTTGCTTGAAGCAGGAATCGAACCGCTTGCAACTTTGTATCACTGGGATTTGCCACAGACTCTGCAAGATAAGGGTGGCTGGACAAACCGCGAAATCGTGAAAGCTTTTGCAGATTACTCAACTGCAGTCGTTGAACACTTTGGTGATCGCGTAAAGAAGTGGACACCGATTAACGAACCGTGGGTAGTTTCATGGCTTGGCTATGGAATTGGAATTCACGCACCAGGTGTGAAGGATCGCAAGTCCGCATTTGCGGCAGCGCACCACACTGTCTTGGCACATGTTGCATCAACGAATGCGATGCGTGCTGTGCGTAGCGATATTTTGACTGGTCCGGTACTAAACCAGACTAACTTCCGTGCTGATGATATGAACGATCCAGTTCAGCGCCATGCATATGAAGTAAGTGATGCCCACTTGAATACATTCTGGATGGATGCATTTATGAAGGGTAAATATCCACAGATCTTGCTCGATGAATTTGGTGACGAACTCGGTGAAGTTATCAAGCCAGGCGATCTTGAATCAGCAACAGTGAAGAATGACTTTATTGGAATTAACTATTACTTCGATAACTTCATTCATGCATCAAAGGGTGAGCCGATGCAGTGGCATTCAATCGCCGGTCTCTTTGAACTCGATATTGATGAAGCAGCACCAGGTGATCTAACGGATATGGGTTGGCCACAAACTCCAGAAGGTATTAGGGATCTCTTGATGCGTTGGCATAAAGAATATGGAAGCGCTCTTCCTGATCTTTACATCACCGAAAACGGCGCAGCATTTGATGAAGGAATTAGTGAAGATGGAAAGTGCCACGATCAGCGACGTGTGAATTACTTACAAGCTCACCTTGCAGCACTTGCCGAAGCAATCGCAGAAGGTGCGCCACTTAAGGGTTATTACGAGTGGTCACTGATGGATAACTTCGAATGGGCGCTCGGATACGAGAAGCGTTTTGGGATCGTGCACGTTGATTTCGATACGCAGAAGCGCACCATTAAGGATTCTGGTTACTGGTACAAGGATGTCATCGCCAATAACGGCGCTGACGTTTAA
- a CDS encoding carbohydrate ABC transporter permease yields the protein MAKVSLKRNKPLLAEHGTKPFTSPIASAVVTVIALLWTVPTLGLVVTSFRTKEDILSSGWWTSFSNPTFTLDNFRAVLLTGGGSLGSEGMIPFAVNSLAITIPAVVLSVGFGLMAAYALAWIPFRFSNQVFYSLFALQGVPLQLSLLPLLTFFATGVQIGGTQIIPPLGIVGTLAAVWFPHVMFGLPLVTYLLHNFVSALPRELLEAARVDGANHFEVFRKIVLPLSLPAVASIAIFQFLWIWNDLLVALVFAGGTDDVAPLTLHLANLGGSLGSKWENVAPAALFSIIIPLIVFFSLQRYFVRGLLAGSVKS from the coding sequence ATGGCCAAAGTATCTTTGAAGCGAAATAAGCCGCTCCTAGCCGAGCACGGCACCAAGCCATTCACCTCACCGATCGCATCAGCGGTCGTGACTGTGATCGCGCTTTTGTGGACAGTTCCAACTCTTGGACTTGTCGTTACATCTTTCCGCACCAAGGAAGACATTCTCTCTTCTGGTTGGTGGACATCATTTAGCAATCCAACATTTACTCTCGATAACTTCCGCGCAGTTCTGCTTACAGGTGGCGGCTCGCTCGGTTCAGAAGGAATGATTCCTTTTGCAGTGAACTCACTAGCAATCACAATTCCTGCAGTTGTTCTCTCTGTTGGATTCGGACTCATGGCTGCATATGCACTTGCCTGGATTCCATTCCGCTTTAGCAACCAGGTCTTCTACTCACTCTTTGCACTGCAAGGTGTTCCACTACAGCTTTCACTCTTGCCACTTCTTACATTCTTCGCAACAGGTGTTCAAATCGGTGGAACACAAATCATTCCACCACTTGGAATCGTCGGAACTTTGGCTGCTGTCTGGTTCCCACACGTGATGTTCGGTCTTCCACTTGTTACATACTTACTTCACAACTTCGTTTCAGCACTTCCTCGCGAGCTTCTTGAAGCAGCGCGCGTCGACGGAGCGAATCACTTCGAAGTCTTCCGCAAGATTGTTCTTCCACTTTCACTTCCTGCAGTTGCATCGATTGCAATCTTCCAGTTCCTATGGATCTGGAATGACTTGCTTGTAGCTCTCGTATTCGCAGGCGGAACAGATGACGTTGCACCACTGACTCTTCACCTTGCAAACCTCGGTGGTTCACTTGGTTCTAAGTGGGAGAACGTTGCGCCTGCAGCGTTGTTCTCGATCATCATTCCGTTGATCGTCTTCTTCTCGCTACAGCGCTACTTCGTCCGCGGACTCCTTGCAGGTTCTGTTAAAAGCTGA
- a CDS encoding glycoside hydrolase family 32 protein: MNEKYRPQFHFTPARNWMNDPNGLLYYKGKYHLFFQHNPQANVWGNMSWGHAVSTDLYSWQELPVAINCTPTSGIFSGSAVVDYNNTSGLGTTENPPIVAIYTEHQNDESNQSQCLAYSVDEGLTFTKYEGNPVLDINLPNFRDPKVSWIDGQWIMTLALPQEFKISFYASPNLKEWTHLSDFGPAAEVGGIWECPDLFQLGDKWVLIVSLNPGGFQIGSGTQYFVGQWNSKEFIADDVQTRWIDYGRDNYAGVTFSNAPDNKRIFLGWMSNWDYAVKVPTDPWRSAMTIPRELSLQANTLVQIPIEKPGGFPEVSFTTSGGAIRIHETPERFAEIGVRNGKIYADTSNAWNEIAAPLVQEVPAPASEVDFRVIVDRGSIEVFAAGSTVCFTNLVLVDTSLHYVETIGEVNNLKLQQLYREQQG; this comes from the coding sequence ATGAATGAAAAATATCGCCCACAGTTTCACTTCACACCTGCGCGCAATTGGATGAATGACCCCAATGGGTTGCTCTATTACAAAGGCAAATATCACCTCTTTTTCCAACATAACCCGCAGGCAAATGTCTGGGGAAATATGTCGTGGGGACATGCAGTCAGTACTGATCTTTACTCATGGCAAGAGTTACCTGTTGCAATTAATTGCACACCAACATCTGGAATCTTTTCTGGAAGTGCTGTTGTTGATTACAACAACACTTCAGGTCTTGGAACTACAGAGAATCCACCGATTGTTGCTATTTATACAGAACATCAAAACGATGAAAGCAATCAATCACAATGTTTGGCATATAGCGTCGATGAAGGTCTGACATTTACCAAGTACGAAGGTAATCCTGTTCTTGATATCAACCTTCCTAACTTCCGCGATCCGAAAGTGAGCTGGATTGATGGCCAATGGATTATGACTCTGGCGCTGCCGCAAGAATTTAAAATCTCTTTCTATGCATCCCCTAACTTAAAAGAGTGGACACACTTAAGTGACTTTGGCCCTGCAGCTGAAGTCGGCGGAATCTGGGAATGCCCCGATCTATTTCAACTCGGCGATAAATGGGTATTGATTGTTTCGCTCAACCCAGGTGGATTCCAGATCGGTTCAGGAACACAGTATTTTGTCGGTCAGTGGAACAGTAAAGAATTTATCGCAGATGATGTGCAGACTCGCTGGATTGATTACGGCCGCGATAACTATGCGGGTGTCACATTCTCAAACGCACCAGATAACAAACGAATCTTTCTGGGATGGATGAGCAACTGGGATTACGCAGTGAAGGTTCCAACAGACCCATGGCGAAGTGCGATGACAATTCCGCGAGAACTTTCTTTGCAGGCAAATACATTGGTGCAGATACCTATCGAAAAACCAGGCGGGTTCCCAGAAGTTTCATTCACAACAAGCGGTGGCGCGATCCGTATTCATGAAACACCTGAACGTTTTGCCGAAATCGGCGTTCGCAACGGAAAGATTTATGCCGATACATCCAATGCCTGGAATGAAATAGCAGCGCCACTGGTGCAAGAAGTCCCCGCACCAGCGAGCGAGGTCGACTTCAGAGTCATTGTGGATCGGGGCTCAATCGAGGTTTTTGCCGCTGGTTCTACCGTCTGTTTCACAAACCTTGTGCTTGTTGATACTTCGCTGCACTATGTCGAAACAATTGGCGAAGTGAATAACCTTAAATTGCAGCAGTTGTATCGCGAACAACAAGGCTAA
- a CDS encoding ABC transporter substrate-binding protein, with protein MLKKKGLLVGAAVAVLSLVATTFTATSASAAGCDEYSKWKGTGTVKIFAGIRDPEASVMEKIFAEFTKCTGIKIAYEGTDQFETLLPVRVKGGNAPDLAIIPQPGLVSTMVATGKAVPISAATRANLSNYYNPAWASFTTINGRIYGAPFGASSKSLVWYSPAQFKKLGVSIPDTWKEMEAVAAKFEKAGANPWCAGIESGAATGWPATDWIEQMVLREQGPKKYNQWWQGKLKFSSPEILGAMNKVAAWLGTKSQVGDLKSVATRKFQDAGVPGLKNGTCGMLQQASFYSSMFPAGTTFGPAGDADAFYLPATNSKFGKPIMGGGEFPVAFSKKKEVGFVQDYLSSPVYGIERAKAGGWTSANTGIPLSSYSDPVLKVVAAQLQNKSGAIVFDASDLMPTAVNGAFWKEMTKFYAEGKSMKEVASSIDANW; from the coding sequence ATGCTAAAGAAAAAGGGTCTACTTGTTGGAGCTGCTGTTGCAGTTCTTTCACTCGTAGCAACTACTTTCACAGCAACATCAGCATCAGCTGCTGGCTGTGACGAATATTCAAAGTGGAAGGGAACAGGAACAGTAAAGATTTTCGCTGGTATCCGTGACCCTGAAGCTTCAGTAATGGAAAAGATCTTCGCTGAGTTCACAAAGTGCACAGGCATCAAGATTGCTTACGAAGGCACAGACCAGTTCGAAACTCTTCTCCCAGTACGTGTTAAGGGCGGAAACGCACCTGACCTCGCAATCATTCCTCAGCCAGGTTTGGTATCAACAATGGTCGCAACAGGTAAGGCTGTCCCAATTTCAGCTGCAACTCGCGCAAACCTTTCTAACTACTACAACCCAGCTTGGGCATCATTTACAACAATCAACGGACGTATCTACGGTGCACCATTCGGCGCATCTTCAAAGTCACTCGTTTGGTACTCACCAGCACAGTTCAAGAAGCTTGGCGTTTCAATTCCAGATACATGGAAGGAAATGGAAGCTGTTGCAGCTAAGTTCGAAAAGGCTGGAGCAAACCCATGGTGTGCAGGAATCGAATCAGGTGCAGCTACAGGTTGGCCAGCAACTGACTGGATCGAGCAGATGGTTCTTCGCGAACAGGGTCCAAAGAAGTACAACCAGTGGTGGCAAGGCAAGCTCAAGTTCTCATCACCAGAAATTCTTGGTGCAATGAACAAGGTAGCTGCTTGGCTCGGAACAAAGTCACAGGTTGGCGATCTCAAGTCTGTAGCAACACGTAAGTTCCAGGATGCAGGCGTTCCAGGACTTAAGAACGGTACTTGCGGCATGTTGCAGCAGGCATCTTTCTACTCATCAATGTTCCCAGCAGGAACAACATTCGGTCCTGCAGGTGACGCAGATGCGTTCTACCTCCCAGCTACAAACTCTAAGTTTGGTAAGCCAATCATGGGTGGCGGAGAGTTCCCAGTCGCATTCTCAAAGAAGAAGGAAGTTGGATTCGTCCAGGATTACCTATCTTCACCTGTATACGGCATTGAGCGCGCGAAGGCAGGCGGATGGACATCAGCTAACACTGGTATCCCACTATCTTCATACTCAGATCCAGTTCTTAAGGTTGTCGCAGCACAGCTTCAGAACAAGTCTGGCGCAATCGTGTTCGACGCATCTGACTTGATGCCAACTGCAGTAAACGGTGCTTTCTGGAAGGAAATGACCAAGTTCTACGCAGAAGGTAAGTCAATGAAGGAAGTTGCATCTTCAATCGACGCTAACTGGTAA
- a CDS encoding carbohydrate ABC transporter permease: MTWSSLLNSSGPKILQILAVLAIFFGFYGVAFAAGARVQGKKQNILALSLFLVPALILAAIGLGIPAIQTFIESFKNADSSQWVGFANYTRAFQDPDILLAFRNTMLWIIISPIVVTALGLGLATMLNKMKREALAKSLIFMPMAISFVGGSLIWNLMYQYQEPEVNQTGLVGQIMKSLGIPLQHLLLWSPWNNLFLMAVYIWGTTGFGMVILSAAIKNIPSDIEEAAQLDGASGFTLFRTVTVPMVKTTIIVVLTTAMVGTLKLFDVIHTMTGGNFKTDVLSNRMFDEHFVYLNNGRGSTLAILIFLGVLPITYYNIRSIRAERKH, translated from the coding sequence ATGACATGGTCAAGTTTGCTCAACAGCTCTGGTCCGAAAATTCTTCAGATCCTCGCAGTGCTCGCTATCTTCTTCGGTTTCTACGGGGTCGCATTCGCAGCTGGAGCACGCGTTCAAGGCAAGAAACAAAACATTCTTGCACTCTCACTCTTCTTAGTACCTGCACTAATCCTCGCCGCTATCGGTCTTGGAATTCCTGCAATTCAAACTTTTATCGAATCATTTAAGAACGCTGACTCTTCACAATGGGTTGGCTTTGCAAACTACACACGCGCTTTCCAAGATCCAGACATTCTCCTTGCATTCCGTAACACAATGCTTTGGATCATCATCTCGCCAATTGTCGTAACAGCACTTGGCTTGGGTCTTGCAACAATGCTCAACAAGATGAAGCGCGAAGCACTCGCTAAGTCACTGATCTTTATGCCGATGGCAATCTCATTCGTTGGGGGTTCACTTATCTGGAACTTGATGTACCAATATCAAGAGCCTGAGGTAAATCAGACAGGTCTCGTCGGCCAGATCATGAAGTCACTTGGAATTCCTCTGCAGCACCTTCTGTTGTGGTCACCATGGAACAACTTGTTCCTTATGGCCGTTTACATCTGGGGAACAACCGGCTTCGGCATGGTGATCTTGTCTGCGGCTATTAAGAACATTCCTTCAGATATCGAAGAAGCAGCCCAGCTCGATGGCGCTTCAGGATTCACGCTTTTCCGCACAGTTACTGTGCCAATGGTTAAAACCACCATCATCGTTGTTCTTACAACCGCCATGGTCGGCACGCTCAAGCTCTTCGACGTCATCCACACGATGACCGGCGGAAACTTCAAGACCGATGTGCTCTCAAACCGTATGTTCGATGAGCACTTCGTCTATCTCAACAACGGCCGCGGATCTACGCTCGCAATCCTGATTTTCTTGGGCGTTCTACCTATTACTTATTACAACATCCGCTCTATTCGCGCAGAACGGAAGCACTAA
- a CDS encoding DUF1800 domain-containing protein yields the protein MNTKRMEIARLHQRFGFGPRPGEFAASLKMGVEKSRSALTTIPASDPGADAIAEPVLTDLGPRPKPNSADVVPFALGMRNQSEKLSLWWLDRMALSNHGLSEKMTWFWHGHWATSITKVDYPLTMFKQNQTLRKYALGNFNEMSRAMLNDGALQFWLDGQDSTAKAPNENLARELMELFILGVDRYTEDDVKALAKVLTGYQVVKSNGTVTFNPKRHDSSAVTLLGTNRVFTGESVVDYLVARDDCPKFIAERFWYRFISSTEPMPANFSAVKALSSRNISQGVLAMTNDSALKDARFALVKSPVEWFISACRALELTPSLLEKPAQLNGFLNKLGQIPFSPPNVGGWPAGEAWLSSASAQYRISFATWLVKQSSLRGLLEISEDRRVMQSADWLGVAEWSARTQAALRNSVSNPQEFAVLALCSPEYVVSA from the coding sequence ATGAACACGAAGCGGATGGAGATTGCTCGACTTCACCAACGCTTTGGCTTTGGGCCTCGTCCTGGCGAATTCGCAGCATCACTCAAGATGGGCGTTGAAAAATCTCGCAGCGCTCTGACCACTATTCCTGCAAGTGACCCGGGCGCAGATGCAATCGCTGAACCTGTACTTACTGATTTAGGGCCGCGCCCGAAGCCGAACTCTGCAGATGTAGTTCCTTTCGCTTTGGGAATGCGTAATCAATCCGAAAAGTTATCGCTGTGGTGGCTCGATCGCATGGCGCTGAGCAACCATGGACTTTCAGAGAAGATGACTTGGTTCTGGCATGGGCACTGGGCGACTTCCATTACCAAAGTTGATTATCCGCTCACCATGTTTAAGCAGAATCAAACGCTTCGAAAGTATGCGCTTGGTAATTTCAATGAGATGTCTCGTGCCATGCTCAATGATGGCGCTCTGCAATTTTGGTTAGATGGGCAAGACAGCACCGCCAAAGCACCTAACGAAAATTTAGCTCGCGAATTGATGGAGTTATTTATTCTGGGTGTTGATCGATACACCGAAGATGATGTGAAAGCTCTGGCAAAAGTTCTGACTGGTTACCAGGTTGTGAAGAGCAATGGCACAGTTACATTTAATCCGAAGCGCCACGATTCAAGCGCGGTTACTCTCCTTGGCACAAATAGAGTTTTTACAGGCGAAAGCGTCGTTGACTATTTGGTTGCTCGCGATGATTGTCCAAAATTTATTGCAGAGCGTTTCTGGTATCGCTTTATTTCTAGCACTGAACCAATGCCAGCTAATTTCTCGGCGGTTAAAGCGCTTTCATCACGGAATATTTCACAAGGCGTCCTTGCTATGACTAACGATTCTGCGCTGAAGGATGCGCGGTTTGCACTAGTGAAATCGCCAGTCGAATGGTTTATCTCTGCATGTCGCGCACTTGAATTAACCCCATCGCTTCTTGAAAAGCCTGCGCAGTTAAATGGCTTCCTCAATAAATTGGGGCAGATTCCGTTCTCGCCCCCCAATGTTGGTGGTTGGCCAGCAGGTGAAGCGTGGCTTTCATCAGCTAGCGCTCAGTATCGAATCTCTTTTGCCACATGGTTGGTTAAACAGAGTTCTCTTCGCGGGCTACTAGAAATTTCTGAAGATCGCCGCGTTATGCAGAGCGCTGATTGGTTAGGTGTTGCTGAATGGAGCGCCCGCACACAGGCAGCGCTGCGTAATTCAGTTTCTAATCCGCAAGAGTTTGCAGTGCTTGCACTCTGTAGCCCTGAATATGTAGTGAGTGCATAG
- a CDS encoding DUF1501 domain-containing protein has product MDTVTRRKFLTMTAGAVAAGAIAPILSVDEIAAAAVSRPLPSGTPILVMLTLYGGNDGLNTVIPYKDPIYFASRPEISYKPETVLPLDAELALNPAMKSLKVLWDQKKVAIIRGVGYPNPDRSHFSSMAKWQTASPAKHINTGWLGRWIDSQAEDSMLAISLGSVLPPLFAGAKRSGSVLPLGGLVIPKGSVGVNCQQLSKVSRNDSALMAAAATSMRNLFTVSTTVQPILKAPAPVNPDLPTVNGGNAGGDSNLAQQLDVVAKLIAAGSPTRVWSVSLGGFDTHANEANAQAELLGVVSDSIARFMGQMKSTSRAADVTMVVYSEFGRRVIGNGSQGTDHGTSGPMFVIGDKVNGGFYGDQPSLKNLINGDLAVTTDFRDVYATVLESILKSPAEQTLGTWKGRTNFIKS; this is encoded by the coding sequence ATGGATACAGTAACCAGACGTAAATTCTTAACAATGACAGCAGGTGCTGTTGCGGCGGGTGCAATTGCACCGATTTTAAGTGTTGATGAAATTGCAGCTGCCGCAGTAAGTCGCCCACTTCCTTCCGGCACTCCAATTCTTGTCATGCTCACCTTGTATGGCGGTAACGATGGTTTGAATACCGTTATTCCATATAAGGATCCGATTTATTTTGCATCGCGTCCTGAGATTTCTTATAAACCCGAAACTGTTCTTCCACTTGATGCTGAACTGGCCCTCAATCCCGCAATGAAGAGTTTGAAAGTTTTGTGGGACCAGAAGAAGGTTGCGATCATTCGTGGTGTTGGTTATCCAAATCCTGACCGCTCACACTTTTCATCGATGGCGAAGTGGCAGACAGCTTCTCCTGCAAAACACATAAACACTGGTTGGTTGGGTCGCTGGATAGATTCGCAGGCAGAAGATTCAATGTTGGCAATCTCTCTAGGTTCGGTTCTGCCTCCGCTCTTTGCCGGTGCGAAGCGTTCAGGATCAGTATTACCACTTGGTGGTTTGGTAATTCCTAAGGGAAGTGTTGGTGTGAATTGCCAGCAGCTTTCAAAGGTTTCTCGTAACGATTCAGCGTTAATGGCAGCAGCTGCAACCTCAATGCGTAATCTCTTTACAGTTTCAACTACGGTGCAACCAATCTTGAAAGCACCTGCGCCAGTTAATCCTGATCTTCCAACTGTTAATGGTGGAAATGCGGGTGGTGATAGCAATTTGGCGCAACAGCTTGATGTTGTGGCAAAGCTGATTGCAGCCGGTTCGCCTACTCGTGTCTGGTCTGTCTCTCTCGGTGGTTTCGATACCCATGCCAATGAGGCCAATGCGCAGGCTGAGTTGCTTGGTGTTGTATCTGATTCGATTGCGCGCTTTATGGGGCAGATGAAATCCACTTCAAGGGCGGCCGATGTCACGATGGTTGTTTATAGCGAATTTGGCCGCCGCGTCATTGGAAATGGCTCACAAGGAACAGATCATGGAACTTCGGGACCAATGTTTGTTATTGGTGACAAGGTAAATGGTGGCTTCTACGGAGATCAACCATCACTGAAGAATTTGATTAATGGAGACCTAGCGGTGACAACAGACTTTAGAGATGTCTATGCAACCGTATTAGAAAGTATTTTGAAATCACCTGCGGAACAAACCTTAGGGACTTGGAAGGGTCGCACAAACTTTATAAAGAGTTAG
- the pyrE gene encoding orotate phosphoribosyltransferase yields MNSKELLREQILNKAVVHGKVILSSGKEADYYVDLRRVTLDHVAAPLVGEVMLDLTKGLDYDAVGGLTLGADPVATAMMHVAARNGKKIDSFVVRKAEKAHGLQRRIEGPDVKGKRVLAVEDTSTTGGSVLTAVEALLEAGAIVVGVAVIVERGAKQAILDAGYKYYAAYSLEDLGL; encoded by the coding sequence ATGAATTCAAAGGAACTTCTCCGAGAACAAATTCTTAACAAGGCTGTTGTCCACGGCAAAGTCATCTTGTCTTCAGGCAAGGAAGCCGATTACTACGTCGATCTTCGCCGCGTAACTCTTGACCACGTCGCAGCGCCCCTTGTTGGCGAAGTAATGCTCGATCTGACCAAGGGCCTTGATTACGACGCAGTGGGCGGACTTACCTTGGGCGCAGACCCTGTTGCCACAGCGATGATGCATGTGGCTGCCCGCAACGGCAAAAAGATTGATTCTTTTGTAGTTCGTAAGGCTGAAAAGGCACACGGACTTCAGCGCCGCATCGAAGGTCCAGATGTAAAAGGCAAGAGAGTCTTAGCTGTTGAAGATACTTCTACAACAGGTGGATCAGTTCTTACCGCTGTCGAAGCACTTCTTGAAGCAGGCGCAATTGTTGTTGGCGTTGCAGTTATAGTCGAACGCGGTGCAAAGCAGGCAATTCTTGATGCAGGCTACAAGTACTACGCCGCTTACTCGCTCGAAGATTTAGGTCTGTAA
- a CDS encoding DedA family protein, which produces MNIAANLFDAHSIVGDLGLIGVLAIIFAETGLLVGLAFPGDSLLFIAGVAASGSGAAILGGASLDPVALFIGAPIVAVIGSQVGYWFGAKYGRKLFSRPDGRFFTQSKVEATEKWLNKYGTGKALVLARFIPFVRTLINPLAGIVGVPAKKFMFWNVLGAIIWTQGIIGLGYLLGEKLEGSVDKYLLPVVGLIIIVSVVPVAIEFFREWSTRKHHS; this is translated from the coding sequence ATGAACATTGCTGCAAACCTCTTTGATGCCCATTCGATCGTTGGCGACCTTGGGCTTATCGGTGTCTTGGCAATCATCTTTGCAGAAACTGGTTTGTTGGTAGGCCTAGCATTTCCTGGCGATTCACTTCTCTTTATCGCAGGTGTTGCAGCCTCTGGTTCGGGCGCTGCCATCTTGGGTGGAGCTTCCCTTGATCCAGTTGCACTCTTTATTGGTGCTCCTATCGTTGCCGTTATTGGTTCGCAGGTTGGTTATTGGTTCGGTGCAAAATACGGGCGCAAGTTATTTAGCCGTCCTGATGGTCGCTTCTTCACGCAATCAAAGGTTGAAGCAACTGAGAAGTGGCTGAACAAGTACGGCACTGGAAAAGCGTTGGTGTTAGCTCGTTTTATTCCATTTGTTCGCACGCTGATTAATCCACTTGCTGGCATTGTTGGTGTTCCTGCAAAGAAATTTATGTTCTGGAATGTTCTGGGCGCAATTATCTGGACGCAAGGAATTATTGGTCTGGGTTATTTGCTCGGTGAAAAGCTGGAAGGTTCAGTAGATAAGTATCTTCTGCCGGTTGTGGGGCTCATTATTATTGTGAGCGTCGTACCTGTTGCAATCGAATTCTTCCGCGAGTGGAGTACTCGCAAGCATCACTCGTAA
- a CDS encoding LacI family DNA-binding transcriptional regulator, whose amino-acid sequence MAGVVEIAEKAGVSPATVSRALRGLHHVNEATRSKIVAAAMELNYPLRSDLIPRELIQRTNRIGVIAPYLSRWYFAEAINGIEQSLREAGMDLLLYNFSQVEARQRIFQHKQLRGKVDALIVISMPPTDEEFESLLSLGIPITTIGFIHEGCTSVAIDDVMGGRVATKHLIDLGHREIAVLSGQRETAYNFDVSDNRTKGFIEVLNEVGAEWNPDFEIRGDFNIYTAEIAMEAFLQRKKLPTALFCHSDEMAFGALKAIRKKGLRVPEDMSVIGFDDHLIAQYVGLTTVAQPPQFEGQVAAAAAISEIAHPVSEHKNILVPLSLVVRDTTAAI is encoded by the coding sequence ATGGCTGGAGTCGTCGAAATCGCCGAAAAGGCTGGGGTTTCACCGGCCACGGTTTCTCGCGCACTTCGAGGGCTGCACCACGTTAATGAAGCAACGCGATCAAAGATTGTTGCAGCTGCGATGGAACTTAATTATCCATTGCGTTCAGATTTAATTCCGCGCGAATTAATTCAGCGCACAAATCGAATCGGTGTCATCGCTCCGTATTTATCACGTTGGTATTTTGCTGAAGCGATTAATGGAATTGAACAAAGTTTACGCGAAGCTGGAATGGATTTGCTTCTCTATAACTTTTCTCAAGTTGAAGCGCGTCAAAGAATTTTCCAACATAAGCAGTTGCGCGGAAAAGTTGATGCGCTCATTGTAATCAGCATGCCTCCGACAGATGAAGAGTTTGAATCGCTACTTAGTTTAGGAATCCCAATCACAACAATTGGTTTCATTCACGAAGGTTGTACAAGTGTTGCAATCGACGACGTGATGGGTGGGCGCGTTGCAACAAAACACTTAATTGATTTGGGTCATCGCGAGATTGCGGTTCTATCTGGCCAGCGCGAAACTGCTTATAACTTTGATGTCTCAGATAATCGCACCAAAGGTTTTATTGAAGTGCTCAATGAAGTTGGCGCTGAATGGAATCCTGATTTTGAAATCCGTGGCGACTTTAATATCTACACCGCAGAGATTGCTATGGAAGCTTTCTTGCAGAGGAAGAAGTTGCCGACTGCGCTCTTCTGTCATTCAGATGAAATGGCGTTCGGTGCGCTAAAAGCTATTCGCAAGAAAGGCTTGCGCGTTCCTGAAGATATGTCAGTGATTGGCTTTGATGATCACTTGATTGCACAGTATGTGGGTTTAACAACTGTTGCGCAGCCGCCTCAATTTGAAGGACAGGTTGCTGCAGCTGCAGCTATCTCTGAAATCGCTCACCCAGTAAGTGAGCATAAGAATATTTTGGTTCCGCTTAGCCTTGTTGTTCGCGATACAACTGCTGCAATTTAA